From the genome of Vigna angularis cultivar LongXiaoDou No.4 chromosome 11, ASM1680809v1, whole genome shotgun sequence, one region includes:
- the LOC108333973 gene encoding uncharacterized protein LOC108333973 isoform X3, with amino-acid sequence MEASDLDEGMKVLDACLTNINWRLKPSSKRRLQLDMLALITRMRPVVMVDYGGIMPQLQHHLSSLLQHAQKESLIFEHIRLMVIQDMIYLIHLTELSHFLDSTFNSHQPLLFVDLQSENPKMVTKIEESQLAMQLVSIQRLFLTIFSPERTTDPSASQDVKCTDETDTTCQSQSLHSRSTNDCIDLSDCMDNTDVTVPTLNGWLLGYPVVYLFGKEHIADAIYNLSTKYLHIFQVFVCRNSTLKKGTQAEELLRPKLNTQAGICPTFKRCEES; translated from the exons ATGGAAGCTTCGGATTTGGATGAAGGGATGAAGGTGTTGGATGCGTGTTTAACCAATATCAATTGGCGCCTCAAACCTTCTTCCAAGCGTCGCTTACAATTAG ATATGCTTGCTCTGATTACAAGAATGCGACCGGTTGTAATGGTGGACTACGGCGGAATCATGCCTCAACTCCAACACCACCTCTCTTCCCTCCTTCAACACGCACAAAAG GAATCCCTAATTTTCGAGCATATACGATTGATGGTTATTCAAGACATGATATACTTAATACACCTCACCGAACTATCGCACTTTCTCGATTCAACCTTCAACTCTCACCAGCCGTTGCTCTTTGTCGACCTTCAATCCGAAAACCCTAAG ATGGTAACGAAAATTGAGGAAAGCCAGTTAGCAATGCAGCTTGTATCGATTCAGAGGTTGTTTTTGACGATATTCTCTCCTGAGAGAACCACTGACCCCTCTGCGTCGCAAGATGTCAAATGTACGGACGAAACCGACACGACTTGTCAGAGTCAGAGCTTACATTCTCGTTCTACTAATGATTGCATTGATCTCAGTGACTGCATGGACAACACTGACGTCACTGTGCCGACGTTGAATGG ATGGCTTCTAGGATATCCAGTGGTCTATCTGTTTGGCAAGGAGCATATTGCAGATGCCATTTATAATCTTTCGACCAAGtatcttcatatttttcaaGTGTTTGTCTGCAG GAATAGTACTCTCAAGAAAGGGACCCAAGCCGAAGAGCTGTTAAG GCCAAAGCTTAACACCCAAGCTGGAATCTGTCCCACATTCAAAAGATGTGAGGAGTCCTGA
- the LOC108334238 gene encoding receptor-like protein 31 produces MMEKRTPTKILFPLYSILTIILCLMPSQTKSSTLQDDTLSLLAIKNAIDPNSITPSSYLSTWDFSVDPCESTGSQFLGILCYLPLDNSSSRVTEVDLDAIGYEGFLTPAIGNLSELTVLNLNNNKFRGPIPETIGKLRKLTSLTMSQNFFTGAIPQAITGLNNVRYIDLSGNRLSGLIPTDITALRTLSYLSLSNNEFAGRIPNLTGLWQLNTLDLSFNQFYGDLPNLPVSLRNMYFRHNILSGHLTPLKGLIHMKWLDVSDNRLSGAINGNVFSLRNVVHLNVSFNRFTALDVINYSLLEPSLQVLEAQGNHLKGHLPVNLVSFVNLTSINLANNQFSGSIPLEYGTKLKSSWRSLHLDYNFLTGNLPREFSHSTNVKGSLAKNCLKCPTNVGLCQGRQRPSSECVGQHNV; encoded by the coding sequence ATGATGGAGAAAAGAACACCTACTAAAATCCTCTTTCCTCTGTATTCCATCTTAACCATAATTCTCTGTCTCATGCCATCACAAACCAAATCCTCAACCCTCCAAGATGACACTCTTTCCCTTCTTGCTATAAAAAATGCCATTGATCCCAACTCAATCACCCCCTCTTCCTATCTCAGCACCTGGGACTTCTCAGTGGATCCATGTGAAAGCACTGGCTCACAATTCCTAGGAATATTGTGCTACTTGCCCCTTGATAACTCCTCTAGTAGAGTAACAGAAGTTGACCTCGATGCCATTGGCTATGAAGGATTTTTGACACCAGCAATAGGGAACCTCTCAGAGTTAACAGTCCTCAACCTCAACAATAACAAATTCCGTGGTCCAATACCAGAAACCATTGGCAAACTAAGAAAACTAACCAGCCTCACAATGTCACAGAACTTTTTCACTGGGGCAATTCCACAAGCAATCACAGGACTCAATAATGTTAGATATATAGATCTTTCAGGGAACAGGCTCTCAGGTCTAATCCCCACTGATATCACTGCTCTGAGAACCTTATCATACTTGAGTCTGTCAAACAATGAATTTGCGGGAAGAATTCCAAACCTCACAGGGTTGTGGCAACTTAACACATTAGACCTCAGTTTCAACCAGTTTTATGGGGATCTTCCAAACCTTCCAGTGAGTTTGAGAAACATGTATTTTCGCCATAACATTCTTTCAGGGCACTTGACACCCCTCAAGGGACTCATACACATGAAATGGTTAGATGTGAGTGACAACAGACTCTCAGGTGCCATCAATGGGAATGTTTTTTCTTTGAGAAATGTTGTTCACCTCAATGTTTCTTTCAACCGTTTCACAGCATTAGATGTTATCAACTATTCTCTGCTAGAGCCAAGTCTTCAAGTGCTTGAGGCTCAAGGGAACCATCTGAAGGGTCATTTGCCAGTGAATTTGGTTAGTTTTGTGAACTTGACCTCGATCAATTTGGCCAACAATCAATTTTCTGGTTCAATTCCCTTGGAATATGGCACAAAACTGAAGTCATCATGGAGAAGCCTGCACTTAGATTACAACTTTCTAACGGGAAATCTTCCTCGGGAGTTTTCACATTCCACAAACGTTAAAGGTAGCCTTGCAAAGAACTGTCTAAAGTGCCCAACAAATGTTGGTCTTTGCCAGGGGAGACAGAGACCATCTTCAGAATGTGTCGGCCAACACAACGTATGA
- the LOC108333973 gene encoding uncharacterized protein LOC108333973 isoform X1 produces MEASDLDEGMKVLDACLTNINWRLKPSSKRRLQLDMLALITRMRPVVMVDYGGIMPQLQHHLSSLLQHAQKESLIFEHIRLMVIQDMIYLIHLTELSHFLDSTFNSHQPLLFVDLQSENPKMVTKIEESQLAMQLVSIQRLFLTIFSPERTTDPSASQDVKCTDETDTTCQSQSLHSRSTNDCIDLSDCMDNTDVTVPTLNGWLLGYPVVYLFGKEHIADAIYNLSTKYLHIFQVFVCRNSTLKKGTQAEELLRYCLSDKLNSIWVDFLVVWISNRLKAYCDPGQSLTPKLESVPHSKDVRSPDFYPKKKITMIWTICVRWLVYFKFFVNFSIHALAWK; encoded by the exons ATGGAAGCTTCGGATTTGGATGAAGGGATGAAGGTGTTGGATGCGTGTTTAACCAATATCAATTGGCGCCTCAAACCTTCTTCCAAGCGTCGCTTACAATTAG ATATGCTTGCTCTGATTACAAGAATGCGACCGGTTGTAATGGTGGACTACGGCGGAATCATGCCTCAACTCCAACACCACCTCTCTTCCCTCCTTCAACACGCACAAAAG GAATCCCTAATTTTCGAGCATATACGATTGATGGTTATTCAAGACATGATATACTTAATACACCTCACCGAACTATCGCACTTTCTCGATTCAACCTTCAACTCTCACCAGCCGTTGCTCTTTGTCGACCTTCAATCCGAAAACCCTAAG ATGGTAACGAAAATTGAGGAAAGCCAGTTAGCAATGCAGCTTGTATCGATTCAGAGGTTGTTTTTGACGATATTCTCTCCTGAGAGAACCACTGACCCCTCTGCGTCGCAAGATGTCAAATGTACGGACGAAACCGACACGACTTGTCAGAGTCAGAGCTTACATTCTCGTTCTACTAATGATTGCATTGATCTCAGTGACTGCATGGACAACACTGACGTCACTGTGCCGACGTTGAATGG ATGGCTTCTAGGATATCCAGTGGTCTATCTGTTTGGCAAGGAGCATATTGCAGATGCCATTTATAATCTTTCGACCAAGtatcttcatatttttcaaGTGTTTGTCTGCAG GAATAGTACTCTCAAGAAAGGGACCCAAGCCGAAGAGCTGTTAAG GTATTGCTTAAGTGACAAACTGAACTCCATATGGGTAGATTTTTTAGTTGTATGGATTTCAAACCGACTGAAAGCATATTGTGACCCAGGCCAAAGCTTAACACCCAAGCTGGAATCTGTCCCACATTCAAAAGATGTGAGGAGTCCTGACTTTTaccccaaaaaaaaaataacaatgatCTGGACCATTTGTGTTAGATGGCTCGTctactttaaattttttgtaaacTTTAGTATACATGCTTTAGCTTGGAAGTAA
- the LOC108333973 gene encoding uncharacterized protein LOC108333973 isoform X4, whose amino-acid sequence MEASDLDEGMKVLDACLTNINWRLKPSSKRRLQLDMLALITRMRPVVMVDYGGIMPQLQHHLSSLLQHAQKESLIFEHIRLMVIQDMIYLIHLTELSHFLDSTFNSHQPLLFVDLQSENPKMVTKIEESQLAMQLVSIQRLFLTIFSPERTTDPSASQDVKCTDETDTTCQSQSLHSRSTNDCIDLSDCMDNTDVTVPTLNGWLLGYPVVYLFGKEHIADAIYNLSTKYLHIFQVFVCRNSTLKKGTQAEELLRIFKL is encoded by the exons ATGGAAGCTTCGGATTTGGATGAAGGGATGAAGGTGTTGGATGCGTGTTTAACCAATATCAATTGGCGCCTCAAACCTTCTTCCAAGCGTCGCTTACAATTAG ATATGCTTGCTCTGATTACAAGAATGCGACCGGTTGTAATGGTGGACTACGGCGGAATCATGCCTCAACTCCAACACCACCTCTCTTCCCTCCTTCAACACGCACAAAAG GAATCCCTAATTTTCGAGCATATACGATTGATGGTTATTCAAGACATGATATACTTAATACACCTCACCGAACTATCGCACTTTCTCGATTCAACCTTCAACTCTCACCAGCCGTTGCTCTTTGTCGACCTTCAATCCGAAAACCCTAAG ATGGTAACGAAAATTGAGGAAAGCCAGTTAGCAATGCAGCTTGTATCGATTCAGAGGTTGTTTTTGACGATATTCTCTCCTGAGAGAACCACTGACCCCTCTGCGTCGCAAGATGTCAAATGTACGGACGAAACCGACACGACTTGTCAGAGTCAGAGCTTACATTCTCGTTCTACTAATGATTGCATTGATCTCAGTGACTGCATGGACAACACTGACGTCACTGTGCCGACGTTGAATGG ATGGCTTCTAGGATATCCAGTGGTCTATCTGTTTGGCAAGGAGCATATTGCAGATGCCATTTATAATCTTTCGACCAAGtatcttcatatttttcaaGTGTTTGTCTGCAG GAATAGTACTCTCAAGAAAGGGACCCAAGCCGAAGAGCTGTTAAG GATATTCAAATTATAA
- the LOC108333973 gene encoding uncharacterized protein LOC108333973 isoform X2 gives MEASDLDEGMKVLDACLTNINWRLKPSSKRRLQLDMLALITRMRPVVMVDYGGIMPQLQHHLSSLLQHAQKESLIFEHIRLMVIQDMIYLIHLTELSHFLDSTFNSHQPLLFVDLQSENPKMVTKIEESQLAMQLVSIQRLFLTIFSPERTTDPSASQDVKCTDETDTTCQSQSLHSRSTNDCIDLSDCMDNTDVTVPTLNGWLLGYPVVYLFGKEHIADAIYNLSTKYLHIFQVFVCRNSTLKKGTQAEELLSFTVPYDLSMRGSNEQWAEAFLAHMQAKWERCSSAWKSLKMEDIQIIIFPKVG, from the exons ATGGAAGCTTCGGATTTGGATGAAGGGATGAAGGTGTTGGATGCGTGTTTAACCAATATCAATTGGCGCCTCAAACCTTCTTCCAAGCGTCGCTTACAATTAG ATATGCTTGCTCTGATTACAAGAATGCGACCGGTTGTAATGGTGGACTACGGCGGAATCATGCCTCAACTCCAACACCACCTCTCTTCCCTCCTTCAACACGCACAAAAG GAATCCCTAATTTTCGAGCATATACGATTGATGGTTATTCAAGACATGATATACTTAATACACCTCACCGAACTATCGCACTTTCTCGATTCAACCTTCAACTCTCACCAGCCGTTGCTCTTTGTCGACCTTCAATCCGAAAACCCTAAG ATGGTAACGAAAATTGAGGAAAGCCAGTTAGCAATGCAGCTTGTATCGATTCAGAGGTTGTTTTTGACGATATTCTCTCCTGAGAGAACCACTGACCCCTCTGCGTCGCAAGATGTCAAATGTACGGACGAAACCGACACGACTTGTCAGAGTCAGAGCTTACATTCTCGTTCTACTAATGATTGCATTGATCTCAGTGACTGCATGGACAACACTGACGTCACTGTGCCGACGTTGAATGG ATGGCTTCTAGGATATCCAGTGGTCTATCTGTTTGGCAAGGAGCATATTGCAGATGCCATTTATAATCTTTCGACCAAGtatcttcatatttttcaaGTGTTTGTCTGCAG GAATAGTACTCTCAAGAAAGGGACCCAAGCCGAAGAGCTGTTAAG TTTTACAGTGCCTTATGATCTAAGCATGAGAGGGAGTAATGAACAATGGGCAGAGGCTTTTCTGGCTCACATGCAAGCTAAGTGGGAAAGATGTTCAAGTGCTTGGAAGTCGTTAAAGATGGAG GATATTCAAATTATAATCTTTCCAAAAGTGGGCTGA